In a genomic window of Parambassis ranga chromosome 24, fParRan2.1, whole genome shotgun sequence:
- the LOC114428455 gene encoding creatine kinase B-type, producing MPFGNTHNKLKLNYPAEEEYPDLSEHNNHMAKVLTPEMYASLRDKETPSGFTLDDVIQTGVDNPGHPFIMTVGCVAGDEETYEVFKDLLDPVIEDRHGGYKPSDKHKTDLNPENLQGGDDLDPNYVLSSRVRTGRSIRGFCLPPHCSRGERRAIEKLSIESLDALEGDLNGKYYALKNMTEEEQQQLIDDHFLFDKPVSPLLLASGMARDWPDGRGIWHNDNKTFLVWVNEEDHLRVISMQKGGNMREVFNRFCTGLTKIEALFKERSHEFMWNEHLGYVLTCPSNLGTGLRAGVHVKLPNLSKHDKFGEILKKLRLQKRGTGGVDTAAVGGVFDISNADRLGFSEVELVQMVVDGVNLLVDMEKRLEGGDSIDDLMPEQK from the exons ATGCCTTTTGGAAACACTCACAACAAGCTGAAGCTGAACTACCCTGCTGAGGAGGAGTACCCCGACCTCTCCGAGCACAACAACCACATGGCCAAGGTGCTCACGCCCGAGATGTACGCCAGCCTGAGGGACAAGGAAACGCCCAGTGGCTTCACCTTGGACGATGTCATCCAGACTGGCGTCGACAATCCAG gccACCCGTTCATCATGACGGTGGGCTGTGTGGCCGGAGATGAGGAGACGTACGAGGTGTTCAAAGACTTGCTGGACCCAGTGATCGAAGACCGCCACGGAGGATACAAAccctcagacaaacacaaaacagaccTGAACCCTGAAAACCTACAG GGTGGAGATGATCTGGATCCAAACTATGTGCTGAGCTCTCGGGTTCGGACAGGACGAAGCATCCGTGGCTTCTGTCTGCCGCCACACTGCAGCCGTGGGGAGCGCCGTGCCATCGAAAAACTCTCCATTGAAA GCCTGGATGCCCTGGAGGGGGACCTGAATGGAAAGTACTACGCCCTGAAGAACATGacggaggaggagcagcagcagctgatcgaTGACCACTTTCTGTTTGACAAACCCGTCTCCCCGCTGCTGCTGGCATCCGGCATGGCCCGTGACTGGCCCGATGGCCGCGGCATCTG GCACAATGACAACAAGACCTTCCTGGTGTGGGTAAACGAGGAAGACCATCTGCGCGTCATCAGCATGCAGAAAGGAGGGAACATGAGGGAGGTGTTTAACCGCTTCTGCACCGGACTTACTAAG ATTGAGGCTTTGTTCAAGGAGCGAAGCCATGAGTTTATGTGGAACGAACACTTGGGCTACGTTCTCACCTGTCCGTCCAACTTGGGGACAGGCCTGAGAGCTGGTGTCCATGTTAAACTGCCTAACCTCAGCAAGCACGATAAGTTTGGAGAGATCCTAAAGAAGTTGAGGCTGCAAAAGAGAGGCACAG GTGGTGTGGACACAGCAGCCGTGGGCGGTGTATTTGACATCTCCAATGCGGACCGTCTGGGCTTCTCAGAGGTGGAGCTGGTTCAGATGGTGGTGGATGGCGTCAACCTGCTGGTGGACATGGAGAAACGCCTGGAGGGCGGCGATAGTATTGACGACCTGATGCCCGAGCAGAAGTGA